AGAGAATTTGAACATTATCAAGACATAACTCCCATAAGCGTGAAAATCGTTCCTAATTCAATATGCTTGAAAATATTGGCAGAAAGCTTATCTTCCCTATCGACTTTCCTAGTCAAAAGCGCACTTTCCATCTACAAAGtgttattcttttaatttcagCTTTATTTGCATCTGCGTTTGGCTTTTTCACACAATCCCTATTAAATTTACTAATATGCTATGCAGCAGGTGTATTAATCACCATGTTACTTGTTGTTCCACCATATCCATCCtacaacaagaaaaaaCTGCAATGGGTGAAGCCATCGATGACAAATTCTTCCATGGCCACTGAGTCTGGTAAAATTACTGTTGAATCAAGCGGTGAAGATATTATCATTGTTCAATAAATGTTGTTATTTTTCCAAGAAGTTGTTATCAATTAGTTTTTAATAAGGAAATAGGATTCACGTAAGCAGCTTATTTGATAGAATAATGTCTACTACCAGGTTATCTTCTCTGCTATAGATTCCTGTCATATATgggtaatttttttctcacCTAGtgttacttttttttaatataaattactTCCATCCTGGATAAATTAAGGGTAATATCGGCAATTCTCATCTTTACATAAATCAGATTTATAAATGTATAAAAAACTAActtcattttaaatatttcttacTCACTACCATTAATTTCAAGTAGTAATTCCAGTAACCTTCCATTCTATCAATcatgaatttattttgtgACGTCTTACTGTTATCGCTAGAAGTCACGTTTTTCCCGAAATGCCAAGTCGCTAAGGGAAACTCAccaaattattatccatTAGCTTTATTGAGTGTTTTCGAAGGAATAATAGATCTGGAAAACGATTAATAAGAAACATTCATTAACCATGATAGGAAGTCCACATTATAAGATCCATTGctactttaaatattgcATTTCTTCAAAGGAACGGAATATACAACGAGAAATAAATAACTTAATTAATCAGCAGACTTCAAGGGAAACAACGGGGTTTAgcataatatatattctttaaattccaaatataaaagtttaataatattcaaaacaaaactCTAGTTCTAAATGTTGCGTTCATCAGTTCTAAGAGTCTCTAGAGGGGCAACAACCATTATTTCAAGAAATATCCATACCTCAAGATTCTTACTCGATGCCCAACCTTTTTTAATGCCTGCCATGTCCCCTACCATGGAAAAAGGTGGTATTGTATCTTGGAAATTTAAGCCTGGAGAAACATTCAGTGCTGGGGATGTATTGTTAGAAGTTGAAACTGATAAAGCTCAAATAGATGTAGAAGCACAAGATGATGGTAAGATGGCTA
The window above is part of the Henningerozyma blattae CBS 6284 chromosome 2, complete genome genome. Proteins encoded here:
- the SPC1 gene encoding signal peptidase complex subunit SPC1 (similar to Saccharomyces cerevisiae SPC1 (YJR010C-A); ancestral locus Anc_5.151), whose product is MLENIGRKLIFPIDFPSQKRTFHLQSVILLISALFASAFGFFTQSLLNLLICYAAGVLITMLLVVPPYPSYNKKKLQWVKPSMTNSSMATESGKITVESSGEDIIIVQ